A region of Cucumis melo cultivar AY chromosome 2, USDA_Cmelo_AY_1.0, whole genome shotgun sequence DNA encodes the following proteins:
- the LOC103494045 gene encoding replication protein A 70 kDa DNA-binding subunit B, protein MASAPTAGGISKILSNPSPDSPTDVPDVVVQVIDLKATGNRYMFTASDGDMKLKAILPSNLTSDVISGNIQNLGLIRILDYSLNDIPNKSDKYLIVAKCVVVSPALEKEVKTEVKKEEAGIVLKPKVELDDKSKFNNGSGILLKPKQELVAKSAAQIVHEQRMNMAPAARMSMTRRVQPLVYLNPYLGDWTIKVRVTDKGNLRTYKNAQGEGCVFNVVLTDEDGTQIQATMFNDAARKFYEKFSLGKVYYVSRGTLKVANKKFKTVQNDYEMTLNVNSQVDEVSSEAAFVPETKYNFVKIDMLGPHVNGRDLVDVIGVVQNVSSTMSIRRKINNETAPKRDVTIADETKKTVVISLWNDLATTVGQELLDIADQSPIIAVKYLRVGDFQGVSLSTISRSSITINPDIKEAHDLRSWYDAEGKAVSMSSVSSGMSPSTKSGSRSMYSDRVSLSHINQNKSLGEEKPMFFSIRAYVSFIKPDQTMWYRACKTCNKKVTEAIGSGYWCDNCQKNDEECSLRYIMVVRVSDASGEVWVSTFNEEAERIIGCSADELDQLKSQIGEENSYQLKLKEATWVPHLFRVSVSQNEYNNEKRQRITVRSVAPVDFAAESRFLLEEIAKMKAS, encoded by the exons ATGGCGAGCGCACCAACTGCTGGCGGAATATCAAAGATTTTGTCAAATCCATCACCGGACTCCCCCACCGATGTCCCGGACGTTGTGGTTCAGGTCATTGATCTCAAGGCGACGGGAAATCGCTACAT GTTTACTGCTAGCGATGGCGACATGAAGCTTAAAGCCATTCTTCCATCAAATCTGACTTCTGACGTCATTTCTGGAAACATTCAAAATTTGGGGCTTATTCGCATTCTTGACTACTCTCTCAATGATATTCCGAACAAGTCAGACAA GTATTTAATAGTGGCAAAATGTGTGGTGGTTTCTCCTGCTTTAGAAAAGGAGGTAAAAACTGAGGTTAAGAAAGAGGAAGCGGGCATTGTTTTGAAACCGAAGGTAGAGCTCGACGATAAGAGCAAATTTAACAATGGATCTGGTATTCTTCTGAAACCAAAGCAAGAATTGGTTGCCAAATCAGCTGCTCAGATTGTACACGAGCAGCGTATGAA TATGGCACCAGCTGCCCGGATGTCCATGACAAGGCGAGTTCAGCCCCTTGTCTACTTAAACCCTTACCTGGGAGATTGGACCATCAAAGTTCGTGTTACTGATAAAGGAAACCTGCGTACATACAAGAATGCTCAAGGAGAAGGTTGTGTTTTCAATGTAGTGTTGACAGATGAAGAT GGTACACAAATACAGGCAACAATGTTCAATGATGCTGCAAGGAAGTTCTATGAGAAGTTTTCCCTCGGCAAAGTCTATTATGTTTCCAGGGGAACTTTGAAAGTTGCCAATAAGAAATTTAAGACTGTTCAAAATGATTATGAAATGACTTTGAATGTGAATTCTCAAGTAGACGAGGTCAGCAGTGAAGCTGCTTTTGTTCCTgaaacaaaatataattttgtCAAGATTGATATGTTAGGTCCTCACGTGAATGGAAGAGATCTTGTTG ATGTAATTGGAGTTGTTCAAAATGTTTCTTCTACAATGAGCATTCGAAGGAAAATCAACAATGAGACAGCTCCAAAACGTGATGTAACCATTGCTGATGAAAC GAAGAAGACAGTTGTGATATCTTTGTGGAATGATCTTGCCACCACTGTAGGGCAGGAGTTGCTTGACATTGCCGACCAATCTCCCATAATTGCAGTGAAATATCTTAGAGTTGGAGACTTTCAAG GTGTATCTTTGTCGACAATAAGCAGGAGCTCAATTACAATTAACCCTGACATAAAGGAAGCACATGATTTGAGATCATG GTATGACGCTGAAGGTAAAGCCGTATCCATGTCTTCTGTAAGCTCCGGCATGAGCCCATCAACTAAGAGCGGTTCTAGGTCCATGTACTCTGACCGGGTTTCCTTATCTCATATAAACCAAAACAAATCTTTGGGAGAAGAAAAG CCAATGTTCTTCAGCATTAGAGCATATGTCAGCTTTATCAAACCTGATCAAACAATGTGGTATCGTGCTTGCAAAACATGCAACAAGAAGGTAACTGAAGCCATCGGATCTGGCTATTGGTGCGACAATTGCCAGAAAAACGATGAAGAATGCAGTTTAAGGTACATAATGGTTGTGAGAGTGTCTGATGCAAGTGGTGAAGTTTGGGTCTCTACATTCAACGAAGAAGCAGAGAGAATCATTGGATGCTCTGCTGATGAACTTGATCAGCTCAAATCGCAG ATTGGTGAGGAGAATTCATATCAACTTAAACTCAAAGAAGCCACATGGGTTCCCCACTTATTTCGAGTCAGCGTTTCACAGAACGAATACAACAATGAGAAGAGACAAAGGATCACCGTCAGGTCAGTTGCTCCAGTCGATTTTGCTGCTGAGTCCAGATTTTTGCTAGAAGAGATAGCAAAAATGAAAGCTTCGTAA
- the LOC103494046 gene encoding uncharacterized protein LOC103494046 isoform X2 — MADPPCTAKIPSQSLSRSSSSASESSLHGHVIELPKPEKYEDTNGMEPDLKKTPSGLEHGETNNVESRKSIQTCSSTSSSSSSESESKPELQKGGDVADNLLSKNPSSPSVEKDNRLVTDFSDDDVPVSNEQSAATPTHRVDSSSGSETPTQYPPTQMMDRVDDPTSPAYRIPSRVFSRTKSTAPMEWSVASNESLFSIQMGNMSFTREQLCWLGKSGELCRPGESTIDMSQHLAMKTSDCGLKSKSPNGDLAATEARAAETMREVIRENSENQRKESSTLTESSSQSASISHQSEGSTKSFQFPILTGEGGKSISLKGGDPEKAKQEGKPESPEAPSNPQTPKETTKSDESPKATTNNTGQKRWFSCFSCCPFCS; from the exons ATGGCTGATCCTCCTTGTACAGCCAAGATACCAAGTCAGTCATTGTCACGGTCGTCGTCGTCCGCATCTGAATCTTCCCTGCACGGTCATGTGATTGAACTCCCGAAGCCTGAAAAGTACGAAGATACCAATGGTATGGAGCCGGATTTGAAAAAAACACCATCAGGTCTTGAACATGGTGAAACCAATAATGTTGAAAGTAGGAAAAGTATACAAACTTGTTCTTCCACCTCGTCTTCCTCATCGTCCGAATCTGAATCTAAACCTGAACTTCAAAAGGGTGGAGATGTTGCTGATAATTTATTGTCGAAAAATCCTAGCTCTCCAAGCGTGGAAAAGGACAACAGGTTGGTTACAGATTTCAGTGACGACGATGTTCCCGTCAGCAATGAACAATCAGCAGCAACTCCTACCCATAGGGTAGACTCAAGCTCGGGCAGCGAGACACCTACTCAATATCCTCCAACTCAAATGATGGATAGAGTTGATGATCCTACTTCTCCTGCATATAGAATTCCATCTCGCGTCTTTTCAAGAACTAAATCTACAGCGCCCATGGAATGGAGTGTTGCTTCAAATGAATCATTGTTCAGCATTCAGATGGGGAACATGAGTTTTACTAGAGAACAGTTGTGTTGGCTAGGAAAATCAGGCGAGCTATGTAGGCCTGGTGAATCCACAATCGACATGTCCCAACATTTGGCTATGAAAACTTCTGATTGTGGATTGAAGAGCAAAAGTCCAAATGGTGATCTAGCAGCAACTGAAGCACGAGCTGCAGAAACAATGAGGGAGGTTATTCGAGAAAACTCCGAGAACCAACGAAAGGAGAGTTCAACACTAACAGAGTCGTCGTCTCAATCGGCCAGCATTTCTCATCAGTCAGAAGGAAGCACAAAATCTTTCCAATTTCCAAT ATTGACAGGAGAAGGAGGAAAAAGCATTTCATTGAAGGGAGGCGACCCGGAGAAGGCGAAACAAGAGGGGAAACCAGAATCACCAGAAGCACCTTCAAATCCACAAACCCcaaaagaaacaacaaaatCAGACGAATCGCCAAAAGCAACTACAAATAACACGGGGCAAAAGAGATGGTTTTCTTGCTTTTCTTGCTGCCCGTTCTGTAGTTAA
- the LOC103494047 gene encoding glycine-rich RNA-binding protein 2, mitochondrial, producing MAFLSKFGNILRQGANKRVGLDLHRSSLSLCQAVRWMSSMESSKVFVGGISFSTDDQSLREAFTKYGEVVEARVIVDRETGRSRGFGFVTYTSSEEASSAIQALDGQDLHGRRVRVNYANDNRPRGFGGGGGYGGGGGGYGGGGYGGGGGYGAGGGYGAGGGYGGGGGAYGGGGYSGGGAGGNYGRGSGGNYSNDYASDNRGSVGGFGGNDAGYNAASNFASGNTFGSESNAGFGSGSGGDYFANGSGEGQFGSNETNSMNASGEEQFEENARDGDDTDDFAKRA from the exons ATGGCTTTTTTAAGTAAGTTTGGAAATATACTGAGGCAGGGTGCAAATAAGAGGGTTGGATTAGATTTGCACCGTTCCAGTTTGTCTCTCTGTCAAGCTGTACGATGGATGTCTTCCATGGAAAGTTCAAAAGTTTTTGTCGGAG GTATTTCGTTCAGCACTGATGATCAAAGTCTCAGGGAAGCCTTTACCAAATATGGGGAAGTAGTCGAAG CTAGGGTCATCGTAGACCGTGAAACTGGAAGATCCAGAGGATTCGGATTTGTGACTTACACCTCTAGTGAGGAGGCCTCTAGTGCCATCCAGGCATTGGATGGACAG GACCTTCATGGTCGCCGGGTGAGAGTGAATTATGCtaatgataatagacctcgtggctttggtggtggtggtggttatggtggcggcggcggcggttaCGGTGGTGGCGGTTACGGTGGTGGTGGTGGTTATGGTGCTGGTGGTGGTTATGGTGCTGGTGGGGGTTACGGAGGTGGTGGTGGGGCTTATGGAGGTGGTGGCTATAGTGGTGGTGGTGCTGGAGGCAATTATGGCCGAGGAAGTGGAGGAAATTATAGCAACGATTATGCCAGTGACAACCGTGGAAGTGTTGGTGGCTTCGGTGGAAATGATGCTGGCTATAACGCTGCTAGCAATTTTGCTTCTGGAAACACATTCGGTAGCGAAAGTAATGCAGGTTTTGGTAGCGGCAGTGGCGGCGACTATTTTGCCAATGGTAGTGGGGAGGGACAATTTGGCAGCAACGAAACAAATTCCATGAATGCATCTGGAGAGGAGCAATTCGAAGAAAATGCTAGGGACGGAGATGACACAGACGACTTTGCTAAAAGAGCCTGA
- the LOC103494044 gene encoding uncharacterized protein LOC103494044 — protein sequence MDLWVVATAAGAGCLAKYWQKLLKDGNTSSQMSSRNSSNGELGSLDHPFHQTEQGTKASGDILAGEEEVLNGRDYVGSRFNVASTSGFDCEKMDNMGNWQEYNGLSVSNLPLELSTATSNDPQTFGHRSSVNVNVNDNMIDQLPCSSSRELNCFRPTVRKIGSLRHKQSYGRFIRPLSSLESCVLSHLYKEHVEMEEYILHSFQSPSRSTMRRFVVNDGTRIVRRRVRDSFSVQVDMDASNFHKEPFIGKNRNIYGIPLLPKTRSLKTSEMIDINGGGRQSEASSASPMHNEKFLHAKDRMILFCLGISIGLISFMENKREIDKLKELLKHTENLVQDLQEELEMKDSLTVKELSNENCESVGISENSFFNGKDQNLNPSAKSDDKELSKPNPEEDSESLSKIEAELEAELQRLGLNTETSSADKRFADLHELDQEFTVDFSEGELRADMINDLSPKLQQNQDASEFTSSGNYTVSPWELSVRLHEVVQSRLEARVRELETALENSERRLHSIEAKRTDSWKEFTHNEMLHSSSEESLTAQPLVMNLSGEALDAYNDAYNELMDIDDSEEEPMHSPSTGDESKHSQSQTTVNGHPFSVQNGRRNGSISLGRILVEEKMKNSYKKFGTMNGESNEVDGSEDESSDYDDEVEKQLIKQIVEKTRMGSPVVRNAQRWLFSMDKDDG from the exons ATGGACTTGTGGGTAGTTGCAACTGCCGCTGGAGCTGGATGTTTAGCCAAGTATTGGCAGAAACTGTTGAAAGATGGGAATACTTCATCTCAAATGTCTTCTAGGAATTCTAGTAATGGGGAATTAGGATCTCTGGATCATCCCTTCCACCAAACAGAACAAGGAACAAAAGCAAGTGGAGATATTCTTGCTGGTGAAGAAGAGGTTCTGAATGGGAGAGATTATGTTGGGAGTCGATTCAATGTGGCTTCTACTAGTGGTTTTGATTGTGAAAAGATGGATAATATGGGGAATTGGCAGGAATACAATGGTCTTTCAGTATCCAATTTGCCACTGGAATTATCAACGGCAACAAGTAATGATCCTCAAACATTTGGGCATAGAAGTAGTGTAAACGTGAATGTGAATGATAATATGATTGATCAGCTGCCTTGTTCATCTTCTAGAGAACTGAACTGTTTTCGGCCAACTGTGAGGAAAATAGGATCTCTTAGACATAAACAGTCTTATGGGAGATTTATTAGACCACTTAGTTCATTAGAAAGTTGTGTGTTGTCTCATCTCTACAAGGAACATGTTGAAATGGAAGAGTACATCCTACATTCATTTCAGTCACCATCCAGATCAACTATGAGGCGGTTTGTTGTAAATGACGGAACCCGCATAGTCAGGCGGCGAGTTAGAGACTCTTTCAGCGTTCAGGTTGATATGGATGCAAGTAACTTCCATAAAGAACCATTTATTGGAAAGAACAGGAATATATATGGGATACCTTTGCTTCCGAAAACACGGTCTTTGAAGACCTCAGAGATGATAGACATCAATGGAGGGGGGAGACAAAGTGAAGCAAGCAGTGCCAGTCCAATGCATAATGAGAAGTTCCTCCATGCAAAAG ATCGAATGATTCTATTCTGTCTTGGGATATCTATCGGCTTAATTTCCTTCATGGAAAATAAGCGTGAAATAGACAAGCTCAAAGAGTTGTTAAAGCATACTGAGAACTTGGTCCAAGATCTACAAGAGGAACTTGAGATGAAGGATTCTCTGACAGTGAAGGAACTTTCAAATGAGAATTGTGAATCAGTAGGCATATCTGAGAATTCATTCTTCAATGGGAAAGACCAGAATCTCAATCCTTCAGCTAAATCTGATGATAAGGAGTTATCCAAACCAAATCCCGAAGAGGATTCAGAATCTCTGAGTAAAATTGAAGCTGAGCTTGAAGCAGAACTTCAGAGGTTGGGACTAAATACTGAAACATCGAGTGCAGATAAAAGATTCGCTGATCTTCATGAG CTAGATCAAGAATTTACGGTAGATTTTTCTGAAGGTGAGTTGAGAGCTGACATGATCAATGATCTAAGTCCTAAGCTTCAGCAAAATCAAGATGCAAGTGAGTTTACCTCCTCGGGTAACTACACAGTTTCACCTTGGGAGCTTAGTGTTCGACTACACGAAGTCGTTCAGTCAAGGCTCGAAGCACGTGTGAGAGAGCTCGAAACGGCCCTTGAGAACAGCGAGAGGAGACTTCACAGCATTGAAGCCAAGCGAACTGATTCTTGGAAAGAATTCACCCATAATGAAATGCTACATTCATCTAGTGAAGAAAGTCTAACTGCTCAACCCCTTGTTATGAATTTATCAGGAGAAGCTCTAGATGCCTACAACGATGCATATAATGAGTTGATGGATATCGACGATTCAGAAGAAGAACCTATGCATTCGCCTTCAACAGGTGATGAAAGTAAGCATTCACAAAGCCAAACTACTGTTAACGGTCATCCATTTTCAGTTCAGAATGGGAGAAGAAACGGATCGATAAGCCTGGGTCGGATACTTGTTGaggagaaaatgaaaaattcttATAAAAAGTTTGGCACAATGAATGGAGAGTCAAATGAGGTAGATGGGAGTGAAGATGAAAGCAGTGATTATGATGATGAGGTAGAAAAGCAGTTGATAAAGCAGATTGTTGAGAAAACCAGAATGGGTTCTCCTGTGGTTCGGAATGCACAAAGATGGTTATTTTCGATGGATAAAGATGATGGCTGA
- the LOC103494049 gene encoding nuclear transport factor 2 has product MAATQEASSSPTPSAQVVGNAFVGQYYHILHHSPQLVHRFYQDTSLLSRPDSNGVMTTVTSMQAINDKIISLNYGDYTAEIITADAQDSHEKGVIVLVTGCLTGKDNLRRKFSQTFFLAPQDKGYYVLNDVLRYVEETESIRSNSSSGDAIKDNTVTVTSTPEPEPSHVPNHLTVEPPTALEEEDMNNVPEVCDPSSNDEGSVIEEEVVVEVPHPSEHEVVVTAVDAAPVAQEDAPKKSYASIVKVPKTVSGPVYVPTTTVRAPPPANPDHQSIGLVKPAPVPDVSAANGDNLPESSNLHEEAEGHSIYVRNLPFDATVDQLEEEFKKFGPIKRDGIQVRSNKQGFCFGFVEFEQLSSVHGALEASPVTIGDRQAVVEEKKTTTRVSGSGRGRFSTGRGGGFRNDSFRARGNYGGGRGGYGRNEFRNQGEFSGRPRGSTGRNGEGGYQRANQNGGGRGGGRQGGANRTAVSG; this is encoded by the exons ATGGCGGCAACACAGGAAGCCAGTTCTTCCCCTACTCCCAGTGCTCAAGTTGTTGGGAATGCGTTTGTTGGGCAGTACTATCACATCCTTCATCATTCTCCCCAATTGGTGCATCGGTTCTATCAGGATACAAGTTTGCTAAGCCGCCCGGATAGTAATGGAGTGATGACAACAGTGACAAGCATGCAG GCAATAAATGACAAGATCATATCCTTGAATTATGGAGATTATACAGCAGAAATAATAACTGCTGATGCTCAGGACTCTCATGAGAAAGGAGTGATTGTCTTGGTTACGGGATGCCTAACTGGGAAGGACAACTTGAGAAGAAAATTTTCCCAAACATTTTTTCTTGCTCCGCAGGACAAAGGCTATTATGTCTTAAATGATGTGTTAAGATATGTTGAAGAGACTGAATCTATTCGAAGCAACTCTTCTTCAGGTGATGCCATCAAAGACAATACCGTAACGGTGACATCAACCCCAGAACCTG AACCATCTCATGTTCCTAACCATCTCACTGTGGAACCTCCAACGGCACTGGAAGAGGAAGATATGAACAATGTTCCTGAAGTGTGTGATCCTTCCAGTAATGATGAAGGATCGGTGATTGAAGAGGAGGTGGTTGTTGAAGTTCCACATCCAAGCGAGCATGAAGTGGTTGTGACAGCAGTAGATGCAGCCCCTGTTGCTCAAGAAGATGCTCCAAAGAAGTCGTATGCATCAATT GTTAAGGTGCCAAAGACAGTATCTGGCCCTGTTTATGTCCCAACTACTACTGTAAGAGCACCACCACCTGCAAATCCTGACCATCAGTCAATTGGCCTGGTTAAACCTGCCCCAGTTCCCGATGTTTCTGCAGCAAATGGTGACAATCTTCCTGAAAGTAGTAACCTTCATGAGGAAG CCGAAGGTCACTCCATATACGTAAGGAACTTGCCATTTGACGCCACAGTTGACCAACTTGAGGAAGAGTTCAAGAAATTTGGACCAATTAAGCGTGATGGTATCCAAGTTAGGAGTAATAAG CAAGGATTCTGTTTTGGATTTGTTGAGTTTGAGCAATTGAGCTCTGTGCATGGTGCACTTGAG GCTTCACCGGTAACAATTGGTGATCGTCAAGCTGTTGTCGAGGAGAAGAAGACTACTACTCGAG TTAGCGGAAGTGGCAGAGGGAGATTCTCTACCGGAAGAGGAGGTGGTTTCCGCAACGACAGTTTCAGGGCAAGAGGAAATTATGGTGGTGGGAGAGGTGGCTACGGTAGAAATGAATTCAGAAACCAGGGAGAGTTCTCCGGACGACCTCGGGGTTCAACTGGACGCAATGGGGAAGGAGGCTATCAGCGAGCTAACCAAAACGGAGGTGGAAGGGGAGGAGGTCGTCAGGGTGGAGCAAACCGCACTGCCGTTTCTGGCTGA
- the LOC103494043 gene encoding phosphoserine phosphatase, chloroplastic translates to MESLLSARIKPLPTHCRQIHSSFRPKLFLQFARRLDKGGMETGRCGMSFNPIAASVQPIEGPTLSKFNNTSPSKEVLELWRSANAVCFDVDSTVCVDEGIDELADFCGAGEAVAEWTARAMGGSVPFEDALAARLSLFNPSLSQVEEFLAKRPPRLSPGIDELVKKLKANSIDVYLISGGFRQMINPVASILGIPHENIFANQLLFGSNGEFMGFDKNEPTSRSGGKAVAVQQLRKARGYKTLVMTGDGATDLEARKPGGADLFICYAGVQLREKVASKADWLVFNFVDMISSLD, encoded by the exons ATGGAAAGTTTGTTGAGTGCACGAATCAAACCATTACCTACTCATTGTAGACAAATTCATTCCTCATTTCGTCCTAAGTTGTTCTTGCAATTTGCTAGAAGATTGGATAAAGGGGGAATGGAGACGGGGAGATGTGGTATGTCATTCAATCCAATTGCCGCTTCAGTTCAGCCAATTGAAGGCCCTACACTTTCCAAATTCAACAACACATCACCATCTAAAG AGGTGTTGGAACTGTGGAGAAGTGCAAATGCAGTATGCTTTGATGTAGATAGCACAGTTTGTGTAGATGAAGGCATTGATGAATTAGCAGATTTTTGCGGAGCTGGAGAGGCGGTTGCAGAATGGACTGCTAG GGCAATGGGTGGTTCTGTTCCGTTTGAGGATGCTTTGGCTGCTAGACTTTCTTTGTTTAACCCTTCTCTTTCCCAAGTTGAGGAATTTCTTGCTAAGAGACCTCCAAG GCTTTCTCCAGGTATTGATGAGTTAGTTAAAAAGCTAAAAGCTAACAGCATTGATGTATATCTGATTTCGGGAGGCTTTCGTCAAATGATCAAT CCTGTTGCATCAATTCTTGGCATTCCACATGAGAATATTTTTGCCAACCAATTGCTTTTTGGAAGCAATGGTGAATTTATGGGGTTCGACAAAAATGAGCCTACTTCAAGGAGTGGGGGAAAAGCAGTTGCGGTACAACAGCTGAGGAAG GCTCGTGGATACAAGACATTGGTCATGACCGGGGACGGTGCAACTGATCTTGAG GCTCGTAAACCCGGAGGTGCTGACTTGTTTATATGTTATGCTGGTGTTCAACTTCGAGAAAAGGTCGCTTCAAAAGCTGACTGGCTGGTTTTCAATTTTGTAGATATGATCAGCTCCCTTGACTAA
- the LOC103494046 gene encoding uncharacterized protein LOC103494046 isoform X1: MESRQKIEDIESITHSISSTGGVDLSISSNKLASSSSSASDSSSESSFELIVTGLDGSIGVTSDSLEKDELHAVGSDSEFVFISSDDVGTHSPMADPPCTAKIPSQSLSRSSSSASESSLHGHVIELPKPEKYEDTNGMEPDLKKTPSGLEHGETNNVESRKSIQTCSSTSSSSSSESESKPELQKGGDVADNLLSKNPSSPSVEKDNRLVTDFSDDDVPVSNEQSAATPTHRVDSSSGSETPTQYPPTQMMDRVDDPTSPAYRIPSRVFSRTKSTAPMEWSVASNESLFSIQMGNMSFTREQLCWLGKSGELCRPGESTIDMSQHLAMKTSDCGLKSKSPNGDLAATEARAAETMREVIRENSENQRKESSTLTESSSQSASISHQSEGSTKSFQFPILTGEGGKSISLKGGDPEKAKQEGKPESPEAPSNPQTPKETTKSDESPKATTNNTGQKRWFSCFSCCPFCS, from the exons ATGGAATCTAGGCAAAAGATCGAGGACATTGAATCAATAACACATTCTATCAGCAGTACAGGCGGAGTTGATCTTTCTATTTCGAGCAATAAATTAGCCTCTTCTTCATCCTCAGCATCTGATTCATCCTCTGAAAGCTCCTTTGAATTGATTGTAACCGGGCTCGACGGTTCCATTGGTGTTACAAGCGATTCTTTAGAAAAGGACGAGTTGCACGCTGTAGGCTCGGACTCTGAATTTGTGTTTATTAGCAGTGATGATGTTGGAACTCATTCTCCAATGGCTGATCCTCCTTGTACAGCCAAGATACCAAGTCAGTCATTGTCACGGTCGTCGTCGTCCGCATCTGAATCTTCCCTGCACGGTCATGTGATTGAACTCCCGAAGCCTGAAAAGTACGAAGATACCAATGGTATGGAGCCGGATTTGAAAAAAACACCATCAGGTCTTGAACATGGTGAAACCAATAATGTTGAAAGTAGGAAAAGTATACAAACTTGTTCTTCCACCTCGTCTTCCTCATCGTCCGAATCTGAATCTAAACCTGAACTTCAAAAGGGTGGAGATGTTGCTGATAATTTATTGTCGAAAAATCCTAGCTCTCCAAGCGTGGAAAAGGACAACAGGTTGGTTACAGATTTCAGTGACGACGATGTTCCCGTCAGCAATGAACAATCAGCAGCAACTCCTACCCATAGGGTAGACTCAAGCTCGGGCAGCGAGACACCTACTCAATATCCTCCAACTCAAATGATGGATAGAGTTGATGATCCTACTTCTCCTGCATATAGAATTCCATCTCGCGTCTTTTCAAGAACTAAATCTACAGCGCCCATGGAATGGAGTGTTGCTTCAAATGAATCATTGTTCAGCATTCAGATGGGGAACATGAGTTTTACTAGAGAACAGTTGTGTTGGCTAGGAAAATCAGGCGAGCTATGTAGGCCTGGTGAATCCACAATCGACATGTCCCAACATTTGGCTATGAAAACTTCTGATTGTGGATTGAAGAGCAAAAGTCCAAATGGTGATCTAGCAGCAACTGAAGCACGAGCTGCAGAAACAATGAGGGAGGTTATTCGAGAAAACTCCGAGAACCAACGAAAGGAGAGTTCAACACTAACAGAGTCGTCGTCTCAATCGGCCAGCATTTCTCATCAGTCAGAAGGAAGCACAAAATCTTTCCAATTTCCAAT ATTGACAGGAGAAGGAGGAAAAAGCATTTCATTGAAGGGAGGCGACCCGGAGAAGGCGAAACAAGAGGGGAAACCAGAATCACCAGAAGCACCTTCAAATCCACAAACCCcaaaagaaacaacaaaatCAGACGAATCGCCAAAAGCAACTACAAATAACACGGGGCAAAAGAGATGGTTTTCTTGCTTTTCTTGCTGCCCGTTCTGTAGTTAA